In Arvicanthis niloticus isolate mArvNil1 chromosome 4, mArvNil1.pat.X, whole genome shotgun sequence, a single window of DNA contains:
- the Ptx3 gene encoding pentraxin-related protein PTX3, giving the protein MHLPAILLCALWSAVMAENSDDYELMYVNLDNEIDNGLHPTEDPTPCDCSREHSEWDKLFIMLENSQMRESMLLQATDDVLRGELQRLRAELGRLAGSVARPCAAGGPADARLARALEPLLQESRDASRRLARLEDAEARRQEATVPGLGVVLEELRRTRADLSTVQSWVARHWLPAGCETAIFFPMRSKKIFGSVHPVRPMKLESFSTCIWVKATDILNKTILFSYGTKWNPYEIQLYLSSQSLVFVVGGKENKLTADTVVSLGRWSHLCGTWSSEQGSMSLWANGKLVAATVEMAKSHSVPDGGLLQIGQEKNGCCVGGGFDETLAFSGRITGFNIWDRVLSEEELRASGGAESCHIRGNIVGWGVTEIQAHGGAQYVS; this is encoded by the exons ATGCATCTTCCTGCGATTCTGCTTTGTGCTCTCTGGTCTGCAGTGATGGCTGAGAACTCGGATGACTATGAGCTCATGTATGTGAATTTGGACAACGAAATAGACAATGGACTTCATCCCACCGAGGACC CCACGCCATGCGACTGCAGCCGGGAGCACTCGGAGTGGGACAAGCTGTTCATCATGCTGGAGAACTCGCAGATGCGGGAGAGCATGCTGTTGCAGGCCACCGATGACGTCCTCCGCGGCGAGCTGCAGCGGCTGCGGGCCGAGCTGGGGCGGCTGGCGGGCAGCGTGGCGAGGCCGTGCGCAGCCGGTGGCCCCGCAGACGCCAGGCTGGCGAGGGCGCTAGAGCCTCTGCTGCAGGAGAGTCGCGATGCGAGCCGCAGGCTGGCGCGCCTGGAGGACGCGGAGGCGCGGCGACAGGAGGCGACAGTGCCTGGCCTGGGCGTTGTGCTGGAGGAACTGCGGCGGACGCGCGCAGACCTAAGCACAGTGCAAAGCTGGGTCGCTCGCCACTGGCTGCCCGCAG GTTGTGAAACAGCGATTTTCTTCCCAATGCGTTCTAAGAAGATTTTTGGAAGCGTGCATCCTGTGAGACCAATGAAGCTTGAATCTTTTAGTACTTGTATTTGGGTCAAAGCCACAGAcatattaaacaaaaccatcctgtTTTCTTATGGCACAAAGTGGAACccctatgagatccagctgtaccTCAGTTCCCAGTCCCTAGTGTTTGTGGTGGGTGGAAAGGAGAACAAGCTGACTGCAGACACTGTGGTGTCCCTGGGGAGGTGGTCCCACCTGTGTGGCACCTGGAGTTCAGAGCAGGGGAGCATGTCCTTATGGGCAAATGGGAAGCTGGTGGCTGCCACTGTAGAGATGGCCAAAAGTCACTCTGTCCCTGATGGTGGACTCCTACAGATTGGCCAAGAAAAGAATGGTTGCTGTGTAGGTGGGGGCTTTGACGAAACATTAGCATTTTCTGGAAGAATCACAGGCTTCAATATCTGGGATCGGGTTCTCAGTGAAGAGGAGCTAAGGGCGAGTGGAGGAGCGGAATCATGCCACATCCGGGGGAACATTGTCGGGTGGGGAGTCACAGAAATTCAGGCGCACGGAGGAGCTCAGTATGTTTCTTAA